The Mycolicibacterium smegmatis genome has a window encoding:
- a CDS encoding sulfatase-like hydrolase/transferase, with amino-acid sequence MTDRPDIVIVMTDEERAIPPYESSSVLAWRQRTLTGRRWFDEHGVNFTRHYTGSLACVPSRPTMFTGQYPDLHGVTQTDGLGKRYDDSRLRWLRRGEVPTLGNWFRAAGYDTHYDGKWHISHADLEDPATGEPLATNDDDGVIDQAAVQAYLEADPLAPFGFSGWVGPEPHGAAMSNSGFRRDPIVADRVVAWLEDRYARRRAGDPDALRPFLLVASFVNPHDIVLFPAWSRRMPFGPSELDPPHIPPAPTAEEDLRDKPAAQIAFREAYYTGYGPAMAVERTYRRKAQEYRDLYYRLHAEVDGPIDRVRRAVTEGGSENAVLVRTSDHGELLGAHGGLHQKWFNLYDEATRVPFVIARIGSEATEARTVDAPTSHVDLVPTLLGAAGVDLDAAAAQLRESFSEVHPLPGRDLMPVVSGASADDHRPIYLMTRDNVLEGDTGASGIARQLGRDVNPPAPLRIKVPAHVASNFEGLVVRVDDADAHGGAGHLWKLVRTFDDPSTWTEPGVRHLAADGLGGETYRSDPLDDQWELYDLTADPVEAVNRWHYPDLHEVRQYLLAQLKQVRASSVPERNVPWPYARRGGV; translated from the coding sequence ATGACCGACCGTCCCGACATCGTCATCGTGATGACCGACGAGGAACGCGCGATCCCGCCGTACGAGTCGTCTTCGGTGCTCGCCTGGCGCCAGCGCACGCTCACCGGACGGCGCTGGTTCGACGAGCACGGCGTCAACTTCACCCGCCACTACACCGGGTCGCTGGCGTGTGTGCCGAGCCGGCCGACCATGTTCACCGGCCAGTACCCCGATCTGCACGGTGTCACCCAGACCGACGGGCTGGGCAAGCGCTACGACGATTCCCGGCTGCGCTGGCTGCGCCGCGGTGAGGTGCCCACGCTGGGCAACTGGTTCCGCGCCGCCGGATACGACACCCACTACGACGGCAAATGGCACATCTCGCACGCCGACCTCGAAGATCCCGCCACCGGGGAGCCGCTGGCCACCAATGACGACGACGGCGTGATCGACCAGGCCGCCGTGCAGGCCTACCTGGAGGCCGATCCGCTGGCGCCGTTCGGATTCTCCGGCTGGGTGGGGCCCGAGCCGCACGGAGCGGCCATGTCCAACAGCGGTTTCCGGCGCGACCCGATCGTCGCCGACCGTGTGGTGGCGTGGTTGGAGGACCGGTACGCGCGCCGGCGCGCGGGCGATCCCGACGCGCTGCGGCCGTTCCTGTTGGTGGCGAGCTTCGTCAACCCGCACGACATCGTGCTGTTCCCGGCGTGGTCGCGGCGCATGCCGTTCGGTCCCTCGGAGCTCGATCCCCCGCACATTCCCCCGGCACCGACCGCCGAGGAGGATCTGCGCGACAAACCGGCCGCACAGATCGCGTTCCGCGAGGCGTACTACACCGGGTACGGCCCGGCGATGGCCGTCGAGCGCACCTACCGCCGCAAGGCGCAGGAGTACCGCGATCTGTACTACCGGCTGCACGCCGAGGTGGACGGACCGATCGACCGGGTGCGCCGCGCCGTCACCGAGGGCGGTTCCGAAAATGCGGTGCTGGTGCGCACTTCCGATCACGGTGAGCTGCTGGGCGCGCACGGCGGGCTGCACCAGAAGTGGTTCAACCTGTACGACGAGGCCACCCGCGTGCCGTTCGTCATCGCCCGCATCGGCTCCGAGGCGACCGAGGCCCGCACCGTCGATGCGCCGACGTCGCATGTCGATCTGGTGCCGACGCTGCTCGGTGCGGCCGGGGTCGACCTCGACGCGGCCGCCGCACAGCTGCGCGAATCGTTCAGTGAGGTCCATCCGCTGCCGGGCCGCGATCTGATGCCCGTGGTCTCCGGGGCGTCCGCCGACGACCACCGCCCCATCTACCTGATGACGCGCGACAACGTGCTCGAAGGCGATACCGGCGCGTCCGGGATCGCGCGTCAGCTCGGCCGTGACGTCAATCCACCTGCGCCGCTGCGGATCAAGGTCCCCGCGCATGTCGCTTCGAACTTCGAGGGGCTGGTGGTGCGTGTCGACGACGCCGACGCGCACGGTGGGGCCGGGCATCTGTGGAAACTCGTGCGCACGTTCGACGATCCGAGCACCTGGACCGAGCCCGGCGTGCGCCATCTCGCGGCCGACGGTCTCGGCGGCGAGACGTACCGCAGCGATCCGCTCGACGACCAGTGGGAGCTCTACGACCTGACCGCCGATCCCGTCGAGGCCGTAAACCGTTGGCATTACCCGGATTTACATGAGGTGCGCCAATATCTGCTGGCGCAGCTCAAACAGGTCCGCGCGTCCTCGGTACCCGAGCGGAATGTGCCGTGGCCGTATGCGCGGCGCGGGGGTGTCTGA
- a CDS encoding SRPBCC family protein produces MVFHGPMGQASRSRVIPAPQQAIWDVLADFGALSRWAGKIDHSCVLNAHPEVLGTTRRVQVGRTVLVERITEFREPSTLAYAIEGLPSWMGRLTNRWTLRPAGAGTEVTVTSTVDPAGFASLVTSAVTARVLAKQSDAMLDGLARTMGART; encoded by the coding sequence ATCGTGTTTCATGGCCCTATGGGACAGGCAAGCCGCAGCCGGGTGATACCCGCACCGCAGCAGGCGATCTGGGATGTCCTGGCCGATTTCGGTGCGTTGAGCAGGTGGGCCGGCAAGATCGATCATTCCTGCGTGCTCAATGCGCACCCCGAGGTGCTGGGCACCACGCGCCGCGTCCAGGTGGGCCGCACGGTGCTGGTGGAGCGCATCACCGAGTTCCGGGAGCCCTCGACGCTGGCCTACGCGATCGAGGGTCTGCCGTCGTGGATGGGCCGGCTGACCAACCGGTGGACGCTGCGCCCGGCCGGCGCGGGCACCGAGGTGACCGTGACCAGCACCGTCGACCCGGCCGGGTTCGCCTCCCTGGTCACCTCGGCTGTCACCGCGCGGGTGCTGGCCAAACAATCCGACGCCATGCTCGACGGGCTCGCCCGCACGATGGGAGCTAGAACATGA
- a CDS encoding ATP-binding domain-containing protein, giving the protein MIDSPNEPPRLANAAERRTWEALVDQAQPDDLVVPGQRVTDHLKDHEVDFVVGLEGAGIVCLEVKGGEVWHDGDGWRQTRGGRQCAIEPVRQAREACYALRDFVEKDPRWTQGRLRWDHVVVLPNTELPADFGLPECPRWKVIDRNDLPNLVDLLREVLLKQELDRPLLTGDGVEQLRVALSGRGLPQRDVVARALANEDAADTLTEQQAVILNAARLLNRIEVRGGAGSGKTFLAMEQARRLAQDGQRVALVCYSHGLASYLERVTATWPRRQQPAYVGEFHALGVQWGAPEGPDEALRTEQTVQFWEHDLPSQMTELAAQLEPGHRFDAVVVDEAQDFADAWWDPLLGALRDPVESGLYVFSDEGQRVFNRYGSPPVPLVPLILDHNVRNTRQIANAFQPLVDHPMRFLGGDGPQVTFVACDRDDALGVGDDQVDSLLDAGWRPEDIALLTTGSRHPEQVERQRDGNTAYWDTFWDTDQVFYGHVLGFKGLERRCVVLVINEQNKFDRSRERLYVGLSRARDQLVVCGDPEFICDVGGADLARRLGI; this is encoded by the coding sequence GTGATCGATTCGCCCAACGAGCCGCCGCGGCTGGCCAACGCCGCCGAACGCCGCACCTGGGAAGCGCTCGTCGACCAGGCGCAACCCGACGACCTCGTGGTGCCCGGCCAGCGGGTCACCGACCACCTCAAGGACCACGAGGTCGACTTCGTCGTCGGCCTCGAAGGTGCGGGCATCGTGTGCCTGGAGGTCAAGGGCGGCGAGGTGTGGCACGACGGCGACGGCTGGCGGCAGACGCGCGGCGGTCGGCAGTGCGCCATCGAACCGGTACGCCAGGCCCGCGAAGCCTGTTATGCACTACGGGATTTCGTCGAAAAAGATCCCCGCTGGACGCAGGGCCGGTTGCGGTGGGATCACGTCGTGGTGCTGCCCAACACCGAACTGCCCGCGGACTTCGGGCTGCCCGAATGTCCCCGCTGGAAGGTCATCGACCGCAACGACCTGCCGAACCTGGTCGACCTGCTGCGCGAGGTGCTGCTCAAACAGGAACTCGACCGGCCGCTGCTGACCGGCGACGGCGTCGAGCAACTGCGGGTCGCCCTGAGCGGCAGAGGATTACCGCAACGCGACGTCGTCGCACGCGCACTGGCCAACGAGGACGCCGCCGACACCCTCACCGAACAGCAGGCCGTCATCCTCAACGCCGCGCGCCTGCTCAACCGCATCGAGGTGCGCGGCGGCGCGGGCAGCGGCAAGACGTTCCTGGCGATGGAGCAGGCCCGCCGCCTCGCTCAGGACGGGCAGCGGGTCGCGCTGGTCTGCTACTCGCACGGGCTGGCGTCATACCTGGAGCGGGTCACCGCGACCTGGCCGCGCCGCCAGCAGCCCGCCTACGTCGGCGAGTTCCACGCCCTCGGCGTCCAGTGGGGCGCCCCGGAAGGTCCCGACGAGGCCCTGCGCACCGAGCAGACCGTCCAGTTCTGGGAACACGACCTGCCCAGCCAGATGACCGAACTGGCAGCACAACTCGAACCGGGACACCGGTTCGACGCGGTCGTCGTCGACGAGGCGCAGGATTTCGCCGACGCGTGGTGGGACCCGCTGCTCGGCGCGCTGCGAGACCCGGTGGAGAGCGGGCTGTACGTGTTCAGCGACGAGGGTCAGCGCGTGTTCAACCGGTACGGGTCCCCGCCGGTGCCGCTGGTGCCGCTGATCCTCGACCACAACGTGCGCAACACCCGGCAGATCGCCAACGCGTTCCAGCCGCTGGTCGATCACCCGATGCGGTTCCTGGGCGGCGACGGCCCACAGGTCACGTTCGTCGCGTGCGACCGCGACGATGCGCTCGGCGTCGGCGACGATCAGGTGGACTCGCTGCTCGATGCCGGCTGGCGCCCCGAGGACATCGCGCTTCTGACCACCGGCAGCCGCCACCCCGAACAGGTCGAACGCCAACGCGACGGCAACACGGCCTACTGGGACACGTTCTGGGACACCGATCAGGTGTTCTACGGCCACGTCCTGGGCTTCAAGGGCCTGGAACGGCGCTGTGTGGTGCTGGTGATCAACGAACAGAACAAGTTCGACCGCTCCCGCGAACGCCTCTATGTCGGATTGTCCCGTGCGCGTGACCAACTCGTGGTGTGCGGCGACCCGGAGTTCATCTGCGACGTCGGCGGGGCCGATCTGGCGCGGCGGCTGGGGATCTGA
- a CDS encoding helix-turn-helix transcriptional regulator, with protein sequence MATQEEHRAELGAFLRASRERLNRADFGLPPAGRNRTVGLRREEVSYLSGVSVTWYTWLEQGRDINPSRQVLDAVSRTLRLSAAQHRYVLTLAGFAPVSAAPADDVTDVPGHVQRLLDAIGDNPAYALTPEWGIAGWNAAYQRLYPNVATTPPAERNLLWAVFTDPFVRDLLDDWPVTSQRFLAEFRAEIGPRLGNPTLLGLIERLSEASDEFRAGWERHDIRGFESRERVFHHPEFGVVTYEHHQLRPSDQPELQLVVYTPTHRNP encoded by the coding sequence ATGGCGACCCAGGAGGAGCACCGTGCCGAACTCGGCGCGTTCCTGCGTGCGAGCCGTGAGCGTCTGAACCGTGCCGACTTCGGCCTGCCGCCCGCGGGCCGTAACCGCACGGTGGGGCTGCGCCGTGAGGAGGTCTCGTACCTGTCGGGGGTCAGCGTCACGTGGTACACGTGGCTCGAGCAGGGCCGCGACATCAACCCGTCGCGGCAGGTGCTCGACGCGGTCAGCCGCACCCTGCGCCTCAGCGCGGCGCAGCATCGCTATGTGCTGACGCTGGCCGGGTTCGCGCCGGTGTCGGCGGCTCCCGCGGACGACGTCACCGACGTCCCCGGGCATGTGCAGCGCCTGCTCGATGCGATCGGCGACAACCCCGCCTACGCGCTGACGCCGGAGTGGGGCATCGCCGGGTGGAACGCGGCCTACCAACGCCTGTACCCCAACGTCGCGACCACGCCGCCCGCCGAGCGCAACCTCCTGTGGGCGGTGTTCACCGACCCGTTCGTGCGAGATCTGCTCGACGACTGGCCGGTGACCAGCCAACGTTTCCTCGCGGAGTTCCGCGCCGAAATCGGCCCGCGCCTGGGCAATCCCACGCTGCTCGGGTTGATCGAGCGGTTGTCGGAGGCCAGTGACGAGTTCCGGGCGGGGTGGGAGCGCCACGACATCCGTGGCTTCGAGTCACGCGAGCGGGTGTTCCACCATCCCGAGTTCGGCGTGGTGACCTATGAGCACCACCAGCTGCGTCCGTCGGATCAACCCGAGCTTCAGCTCGTGGTCTACACCCCGACACACCGGAATCCCTGA
- the ilvD gene encoding dihydroxy-acid dehydratase: MASSSIPLRSRTVTHGRNMAGARALLRAAGVAREDFGKPIVAVANSFTEFVPGHTHLQPVGRIVSDAIRAAGGIPREFNTIAVDDGIAMGHSGMLYSLPSRDLIADSVEYMVQAHKADALVCISNCDKITPGMLMAALRLNVPTVFVSGGPMEGGRATLVDGRVRTGLHLIDSMSGAADPTTSDEDLARIEEAACPTCGSCSGMFTANSMNCLVEALGLALPGNGSLLATHTARKALYQNAGRTVMELAERYYDQGDVSVLPRAIASRAAFENAMAMDIAMGGSTNTVLHLLAAAHEADLDFAITEIDEISRRIPCLCKVAPNGSYLMEDVHRAGGIPAILGELHRAGLLAKDVHAIHAATLDDWLDAWDIRAADPSDAAVDLFHAAPGGRRSATAFSQSERWESLDLDAAAGCIRDVDHAYSPDGGLAILTGNLAPDGAVVKTAGVDETLLIFTGPAVVVESQEEAVDAILGDRITAGDVLVVRYEGPRGGPGMQEMLYPTSFLKGRGLGKSCALITDGRFSGGSSGLSIGHVSPEAAAGGPIALIRDGDRVTIDIPSRTVTLDVDGDELARRRDELLASGGYRPRDRVRPVSAALRAYALLATSADRGAVRDVDNVVSTR, encoded by the coding sequence ATGGCATCTTCTTCCATTCCCCTGCGGTCCCGGACGGTGACGCACGGACGCAACATGGCAGGTGCCCGGGCGTTGCTGCGCGCCGCCGGGGTGGCCCGCGAAGACTTCGGCAAGCCCATCGTCGCGGTCGCCAACAGCTTCACCGAGTTCGTGCCGGGCCACACGCATCTGCAGCCGGTCGGCCGGATCGTGTCGGACGCCATCCGCGCGGCAGGCGGCATCCCGCGCGAGTTCAACACCATCGCCGTCGACGACGGCATCGCGATGGGCCACTCGGGCATGCTCTACTCGCTGCCCTCGCGCGACCTGATCGCCGACTCGGTCGAATACATGGTCCAGGCCCACAAAGCCGATGCGCTGGTGTGCATCTCGAACTGCGACAAGATCACACCAGGCATGCTGATGGCCGCGCTGCGACTCAACGTGCCGACGGTGTTCGTGTCCGGTGGCCCCATGGAGGGCGGCCGCGCCACGCTGGTCGACGGCCGGGTGCGCACCGGGCTGCATCTCATCGACTCGATGAGCGGGGCCGCCGACCCCACCACCAGCGACGAGGACCTGGCGCGCATCGAGGAGGCCGCGTGCCCGACGTGCGGCTCGTGTTCGGGCATGTTCACCGCCAACTCGATGAACTGCCTGGTCGAGGCCCTCGGCCTGGCACTGCCGGGCAACGGTTCCCTGCTGGCCACCCACACCGCGCGAAAGGCGCTGTACCAGAACGCAGGCCGCACCGTCATGGAGCTCGCCGAACGGTACTACGACCAGGGCGACGTCTCGGTCCTGCCACGAGCGATCGCGTCGCGCGCGGCGTTCGAGAACGCGATGGCGATGGACATCGCGATGGGCGGCTCGACCAACACCGTGCTGCACCTGCTGGCCGCCGCACACGAGGCCGATCTGGACTTCGCCATCACCGAGATCGATGAGATCTCGCGACGCATACCGTGCCTGTGCAAGGTCGCGCCCAACGGCTCCTATCTGATGGAGGACGTCCACCGCGCCGGCGGCATCCCCGCGATCCTCGGCGAACTGCACCGCGCCGGGTTGCTGGCCAAGGATGTCCACGCCATCCACGCCGCCACGCTCGACGACTGGCTCGACGCCTGGGACATCCGCGCCGCCGACCCCTCCGATGCGGCCGTCGACCTGTTCCACGCCGCGCCGGGCGGGCGCCGCAGCGCGACCGCGTTCTCGCAGTCCGAACGGTGGGAGAGCCTGGACCTCGACGCCGCGGCCGGCTGTATCCGCGATGTCGACCACGCCTATTCGCCCGATGGCGGACTGGCGATTTTGACCGGCAACCTGGCGCCCGACGGCGCGGTGGTCAAGACCGCGGGCGTCGACGAGACCCTGCTGATCTTCACCGGCCCCGCCGTGGTGGTCGAGTCCCAAGAGGAGGCGGTCGACGCCATTCTCGGTGACCGGATCACGGCAGGCGACGTCCTGGTGGTGCGCTATGAAGGCCCGCGCGGCGGGCCGGGTATGCAGGAGATGCTCTACCCGACGTCGTTCCTGAAGGGACGCGGGCTCGGGAAGTCCTGCGCACTCATCACCGACGGGCGTTTCTCGGGCGGCAGCTCCGGACTGTCGATCGGGCACGTGTCGCCCGAGGCCGCGGCCGGTGGGCCGATCGCGTTGATTCGTGACGGTGACCGGGTCACGATCGACATCCCCTCCCGGACAGTCACTCTCGACGTCGACGGCGACGAGCTCGCGCGGCGGCGCGACGAACTGCTGGCCTCCGGAGGCTACCGGCCCCGTGACCGGGTGCGTCCGGTGTCGGCCGCGCTTCGTGCCTATGCACTGCTGGCCACCTCAGCCGATCGCGGCGCCGTCCGCGACGTCGACAACGTGGTGAGCACCCGCTGA
- a CDS encoding molybdopterin-dependent oxidoreductase produces the protein MSVRVNGKPVSGAPQPGQCLRTFLRDHGHFEVKKGCDAGDCGACSVLIDDVAVHSCVYPAFRADGRDVKTVAGLGTSEDLHPMQRRFVEAAGFQCGFCTAGMITTASTFTEEQRANLAEHLKGNLCRCTGYRSITDALDGVSNVEKSGGTTASVGAPAAVRVATGTEQYTMDHTPEGLLHLAVLGSPVAHARIVAIDTSAAEAVPGVHLVLTYLDAPRVAFSTARHEIREDDPDDTYVLDSTVRFVGQRVAAVVADSVAAAEKACRAIAVEYEQLPAVFDPDEARSPGAPLLHADKGPDARIADPSRNVVAELHGGIGDVEQAVAAAHTVVRGRYRTQRVQHVHLETHGCTGWVDEDGRLTIRTSTQVPFLVRDELCRIFRLDRDVVRVFATRVGGGFGAKQEMLVEDLVALAVLRLSRPVRYEFSRSDEFTMAPCRHPFRVDVTVAADEDGTLTALAVDVLTDAGAYGNHSPGVMFHGCAESVAVYRCANKRIDAQSVYTNNLPSGAFRGYGLGQVIFAIESALDELAQRLSIDPFELRRRNVVRPGDRLIDAHEPEDLLFGSYGLDQCLDLTQNALAAGNGAVAPQGWQVGEGMAVAMIATLPPRGHFADATVTLLDDGRYELSVGTAEFGNGTTTVHSQLVATLMNTTVDRVSIRQSDTDASGYDTGAFGSAGIVVAGRAVHQACVALRAAIERAAAELTGVDAVSCVVGPHGVQCRDRFVPFTELALPLSATGHHDGTPRSVAFNVQGFRVAVNPETGEVRILQSVQAADAGVVLNPEQCRGQVEGGVAQAIGSALYEEMRVGADGRVLTQTLRNYHIPQLADIPQTKVYFADTYDELGPLGAKSMSESPYNPVAPALANAIARAVGVRPRELPMTPARIWRALQQGRA, from the coding sequence ATGAGCGTCCGCGTCAACGGCAAACCCGTCTCCGGTGCCCCACAGCCCGGGCAGTGTCTGCGCACCTTCCTGCGCGACCACGGCCACTTCGAGGTCAAGAAGGGGTGCGACGCCGGGGACTGCGGCGCATGCTCGGTGCTGATCGACGACGTTGCTGTCCATTCCTGTGTATATCCGGCGTTCCGCGCTGACGGTCGCGACGTGAAAACCGTTGCGGGCCTCGGCACATCCGAAGATCTGCATCCGATGCAGCGCCGGTTCGTCGAAGCGGCGGGATTCCAGTGCGGCTTCTGCACGGCCGGCATGATCACCACCGCGTCGACGTTCACCGAAGAACAGCGCGCCAACCTGGCCGAGCACCTCAAGGGCAACCTGTGCCGCTGCACCGGCTACCGGTCCATCACCGATGCGCTCGACGGCGTCAGCAACGTCGAGAAATCCGGCGGCACAACCGCTTCAGTTGGCGCACCGGCCGCCGTGCGGGTCGCGACCGGCACCGAGCAGTACACCATGGACCACACACCAGAAGGCCTGCTGCACCTGGCGGTGCTGGGTAGTCCGGTGGCACACGCGCGCATCGTCGCGATCGACACCAGCGCCGCCGAGGCCGTACCCGGCGTGCACCTGGTGCTGACCTACCTCGACGCGCCGCGCGTTGCGTTCTCCACCGCACGCCACGAGATCCGCGAGGACGACCCGGACGACACCTACGTGCTGGACAGCACCGTGCGGTTCGTCGGCCAGCGGGTCGCCGCGGTGGTCGCCGACAGCGTCGCCGCCGCGGAAAAGGCCTGCCGGGCAATCGCCGTGGAGTACGAGCAGTTGCCGGCAGTGTTCGATCCGGACGAGGCGCGCTCCCCCGGCGCGCCGCTGCTGCATGCCGACAAGGGTCCCGACGCCCGCATCGCCGACCCGTCGCGCAACGTCGTCGCCGAACTGCACGGCGGCATCGGTGATGTGGAGCAGGCCGTGGCCGCCGCGCACACCGTGGTCCGCGGGAGGTATCGCACGCAGCGGGTGCAGCACGTGCACCTGGAAACCCACGGCTGCACGGGGTGGGTCGACGAGGACGGGCGGCTGACCATCCGCACCAGCACCCAGGTGCCGTTCCTGGTACGTGACGAGCTGTGCCGCATCTTCCGGTTGGACCGCGACGTGGTGCGGGTGTTTGCCACGCGTGTGGGCGGTGGTTTCGGCGCCAAGCAGGAAATGCTGGTCGAGGATTTGGTCGCGTTGGCGGTGCTGCGGCTGAGCCGTCCGGTGCGCTATGAGTTCAGCCGGTCCGACGAGTTCACCATGGCGCCGTGCCGACACCCGTTCCGGGTCGATGTCACGGTGGCGGCCGACGAGGACGGCACGTTGACGGCGCTGGCCGTCGACGTCCTCACCGATGCCGGCGCGTACGGCAATCACAGCCCCGGTGTGATGTTCCACGGTTGCGCCGAATCGGTTGCGGTGTACCGGTGTGCGAACAAACGGATCGACGCGCAGTCGGTGTACACCAACAATCTGCCGTCGGGCGCGTTCCGGGGTTACGGCCTGGGGCAGGTGATCTTCGCGATCGAGTCGGCCCTCGACGAGCTCGCGCAACGCCTGAGCATCGATCCGTTCGAGCTGCGACGGCGAAACGTGGTCCGCCCCGGTGACCGGCTGATCGATGCGCACGAACCCGAGGACCTGTTGTTCGGCAGCTACGGGCTGGACCAGTGCCTCGACCTGACACAGAATGCGCTCGCCGCGGGTAACGGTGCCGTCGCGCCCCAGGGCTGGCAGGTCGGTGAGGGCATGGCGGTCGCGATGATCGCGACGCTCCCACCGCGGGGCCATTTCGCCGACGCCACCGTGACACTGCTTGATGACGGACGTTACGAGTTGTCGGTGGGGACAGCCGAATTCGGCAACGGCACCACCACCGTGCACTCACAACTGGTCGCGACGCTGATGAACACCACCGTCGACCGGGTGAGCATCCGCCAGTCCGATACCGATGCATCGGGTTACGACACCGGCGCCTTCGGATCGGCGGGCATCGTCGTGGCCGGGCGTGCGGTGCATCAGGCGTGCGTCGCGCTGCGCGCCGCGATCGAACGCGCCGCGGCCGAGCTGACCGGTGTGGACGCGGTGTCGTGCGTCGTGGGTCCGCATGGTGTGCAGTGCCGCGACCGGTTCGTGCCGTTCACCGAGCTGGCGTTGCCGTTGTCGGCGACCGGGCATCACGACGGCACGCCCCGCTCGGTGGCGTTCAACGTGCAGGGTTTCCGGGTGGCGGTCAACCCCGAGACCGGCGAGGTGCGGATCCTGCAGTCGGTGCAGGCGGCCGACGCCGGTGTGGTGCTCAACCCCGAGCAGTGCCGCGGTCAGGTGGAAGGCGGTGTGGCACAGGCGATCGGTTCGGCGCTGTACGAGGAGATGCGGGTCGGCGCCGACGGCAGGGTGCTCACCCAGACCTTGCGCAACTACCACATCCCCCAGCTCGCCGATATCCCGCAGACCAAGGTGTATTTCGCGGACACGTACGACGAGCTCGGTCCGCTCGGCGCCAAGTCGATGAGCGAATCACCGTACAACCCCGTCGCCCCGGCGCTCGCCAATGCGATTGCGCGGGCTGTCGGGGTTCGTCCGCGCGAGCTGCCGATGACGCCCGCGCGGATCTGGCGGGCGCTGCAGCAAGGGCGTGCGTGA
- a CDS encoding FAD binding domain-containing protein → MDLNTVEVVDRPTRRDELWPLGTGDAVLAGGTWLFSEPQPQLRRLVDLTGLGWPPVTLSDSGIELAATCTLADVARLSADLQEHRTEWTAAPLLHQCCGALLASFKIWHCATVGGNICLSFPAGAMISLCTALDGEATVWRSDGNDFRLPVAALVTGAGTNILAATDVLRSVHLPAAALRARTSYRKLAPSPLGRSGIVVIGRRDTESDGGRFVLSVTAATVRPFVFTFPGVPSRDQLQDAHASIPPDAWSDDPHGDPDWRRAMTLVLAEQVRSELT, encoded by the coding sequence ATGGACCTCAACACCGTCGAGGTGGTGGACCGGCCGACCCGTCGTGACGAGTTGTGGCCACTGGGGACCGGCGACGCGGTGTTGGCCGGTGGGACCTGGCTGTTTTCCGAGCCGCAGCCGCAGTTGCGCAGGCTCGTGGACCTCACCGGATTGGGGTGGCCGCCGGTCACGTTGAGCGACAGCGGGATCGAGCTCGCCGCGACGTGCACGCTGGCCGACGTGGCCCGCCTGTCAGCCGATCTGCAGGAACACCGGACCGAATGGACAGCCGCGCCATTGTTACATCAATGTTGCGGAGCGTTGTTGGCGTCGTTCAAGATCTGGCACTGCGCCACGGTCGGCGGCAACATCTGTCTGTCGTTTCCGGCCGGAGCGATGATTTCGTTGTGCACGGCGCTCGACGGCGAGGCCACGGTGTGGCGCTCCGACGGCAACGATTTCCGCCTGCCGGTGGCCGCTCTGGTCACCGGGGCGGGCACCAACATCCTGGCCGCCACGGACGTTCTGCGCTCGGTGCATCTTCCCGCCGCCGCACTGCGCGCCCGCACGTCCTACCGCAAACTCGCCCCGTCGCCGTTGGGGCGCTCCGGCATCGTGGTGATCGGCCGCCGCGACACCGAGTCCGACGGCGGACGGTTCGTCCTCTCGGTGACCGCGGCGACCGTGCGTCCGTTCGTGTTCACGTTTCCCGGGGTTCCCAGCCGGGATCAACTCCAGGATGCGCACGCGTCGATTCCGCCGGACGCGTGGTCGGATGATCCGCACGGTGATCCGGACTGGCGCCGGGCGATGACGCTCGTGTTGGCCGAGCAGGTCCGTTCGGAGCTGACATGA